GTCTCTTTGGGTAAGCTCCCATACAACACCTTTAGGATAATTCGCCCAATCGTCTTCTTCAATAAATGTGAGATTATCTAATGAAACTTCCTTCGTAAGCGGGAAATTCGTCGAGGCAAATCCAAGATTGCGATCCTCCCTTGGAGCGATAAGCAGTGTGGTACCAAATGTAAGTGCCGCTGGAAATACGGAACCACCGTTATAATCCGTGTGCTCTCCGATCAGATTGACCCGTCCCGGTGCTTGGAATACCGATATGCTGCTCTCGTTGCCGCCGAATTGCTGAACAAACTTCTGTTTCAACTCTGTTAGCTGTGCCATATTGGGTTCATCTCTCCTTGGAATGCTCTTGTATGACTCTAGTATAGCGAAAAATAGCACATTAACGAAATGGCGGGAAATGCCTTCCATATGGAGAAATGTGACTTATGTACAACAATCTATCGAGTGAGCATGATACAATTAAATGATTGAATGAAACTGGGAAAGGAGATCTCCTATGAACAAACCTGCCACCTATCGCGTTGTTTCCAACCCTGTAAGCTTTAGCGCTCAGCAGCTAACCGTTCTTTTTGCTGGAGAAAGCCAAACAGGACCCCTTCATCACATTGGGCCTAAGGTCGTTGATTATTATTTGTTGCATCATGTGACTTCAGGAAAGGGAATATTCCGGACAGGAGATTTCGAAGGTGAGCTTACTGCAGGGGACAGCTTTATGATCCATCCCGGTCAGCTATTTCATTATGTGTCGGACGAGGAGGATCCCTGGCATTATCATTGGGTAGCATTTGCTGGTTCGCATTCGGAGTCTCTTATAACTGAAGCTGGGCTCGGTCCTGCACACCCGGTAGTCCACTCTGGAACCAACGAAAGTCCTGGAAATTACTGTCAGGCTATATATGAGGCTTTTCGTGAGCGTAGAAGCTCGGCCTCACTTGCTGCCACCGGTCATTTGCACTTATTGTTCGCGAATCTTCATGAGGCGACCGTAGAGGAAACGACTTCACCGCTACGCCCAGATTCACACAGCCAAGAGCTAGTGAGGCAGGTGGTTGGCTACTTGTCGACCCAATACGCTGAGCCCGTTACCATCGAAGGAATGGCTGAAACTCTCGGCTACAACCGCGCTTATCTATCTCGACTTTTCAAGCAAAATACGAGCCTCTCTCCGATTACCTTTCTTACAAAGCTAAGAATTGATCACGGTAGACGATTGCTTCGGGAACGACCAGAGCTAACAATCGAACAAATAGCTTCTTCCGTTGGTTTCCAAGACGCGCTTTATTTCTCTAAGCAATTCCGTCGTTGGTACAATCAATCACCTACAGATTATCGAGTAACGGTTGAACGAGCGTCGAAATAATTACACATATAGCTGAATTCAGACTATCCAAACGACTATATGTGTAATTTGACGGTTATACGGGAAACTCTTTACTCCCTTATTCAAACAACGCTTTCCACTGCCCAGCAATTTCTTTCGTATCATTAAGGAACTCTGAAGGGAAAACTTCGTCTAGCTTCTGCATCGTAAAATCGGATACTCCACCTGTTCGCTTCAGGATAGCCTTCACGATATGCGGCCATGCGATTTCAGCTCCATCTGAAACGGTGATTGATACACCTAACTTCTCCCGGCGTAATCCGAAAACAAACACTCCGTGTGCACCGCTCTTGGCAACAACGTTCGGGTCGGATAGCAGTAGGCTTGCTAAACGGTTATGACCTTCCACATGATTGGGGTAGGCATTCATTGCCTGTGTGATTGTTCGGGCGATAGCGCCCTCGTCCTGATTCTCAGCGAGATCTGGGTTAGCTAATCGACCATAAATGAACGCCAATTTCCACAAAGGCATCGCTGCAACAGGAAACCCACAGCCATCCTTGCCAAGTGTGACTTGCTCCTTTTCTGCCTTTGCCCATGACTTTATGAAGCTCAGTATTGCCTGTTGTGCCGGGTGATCCGGATGGATATACCCTTCCATTGGCCACCCTTTCAGCTTACACCATGCGAGCACACCCAAATGCTTACCTGCACATGTGTGAAGCAGCTTGCGAGGCTTGCCTCCTGCAGCAATATATTCATCTCTGGCTTGCCTTCCAACAGGTAAGGTCGGCTGAATCGCAAGCTGCTCTTCGTCTATACCTGTCAAGCTCAGAATTTCCTCAAGCGTCGCAATCTGTTCACGGCTTCCCCTATGGGATGCAGCCATAAGCGCAAGGTGACGTTCCTCGTAGCCATACGCCTGTGCAGTCCCATCTAATAAGGATGCCATAGCTTGAACCGGTTTAGCAGTTGAACGAACGTATGCTGGAGCTTGAACATCCCCACAGGAATATACCAACTGACCATCTATTGCCGAAACAATGCTAATTCTTCCACGATGGACGTTCTCCGCTTGTCCGCCTCTTTTCATGACCAGGAGGGGGACATCATTAATTGTATCTAAACTCATAGCAAGCGTTCACCTCTTCTGCTATCATACTGCCACTAAAGATCACTTAACTGTGTAAGCCTTCAGTAACCCTAATCCCTTGCTTTTCCCGTGTAGCTTCAGGCTCATCCCCGGAGAAGTTGATCGCTTCAGACACAAGGTAAAGCGGTCGTCTCTTCGTCTCCTCATAAGTACGACCAATATACTCCCCGAGTACCCCTAGCAAGGAAAGTGTAATGCCATGGAACAGTAGGCTGATTGCGACCATCGAAGTCCAGCCCTGTTGCGTTGAATTTGTGAAAAAATGCTGATACAAGACAACAAACAAATAAACGAATCCGACCGCTGATAAAACAAAACCAAGAATACCGGCAATTTTGAGCGGCTTGGTAGAGAATGAAGTCATGGCGTCCAAAGATAACCTGAGCATTTTACGTAGTGGATACTTCGTCTCTCCAGCAAAACGTTCATCACGGACATAGTCAACCGAGGTTTGCTTAAACCCCGCCCAGCTGACCATCCCCCGGATAAAACGGCTTCGTTCACGCATCGAAGACAGAGCATCGCATACCTTACGATCCATCAGTCGGAAATCGCCAGTATCTACGGGAATGTTAACGGAAGTCATAGAACGCAGAAGCCGGTAGAACATAGCCGCTGTTAGCTTTTTAAACCAAGACTCCCCTTTACGCTCTATTCGTTTACCGTATACGACGTCAAAGCCTTCACGCCAACGGGCGACCATATCAACGATCAGCTCAGGAGGATCCTGCAAATCCGCATCAATGAGTACGACTGTTCTTCCGCTCGAATGATCCATACCCGCAGTAACTGCAATCTGATGACCAAAATTACGAGAAAACTCCACTAGCTTAACCGTAGAATCCGCTTCACACATAGCCCGTACAATATCAGAGGTCTTATCCCGACTTCCATCGTTAACGAACACAATCTCATAGGTTTCACCAAGCGTATCTAGAACAGCCTTAAGCCGGCGATACGTTACTTCAATAACCTCTTCTTCGTTGTACATGGGCACTACAACAGAAAGAAAGCATGGCTTCGGCACAAATATATCCCCTCTCTAGAAACCCCAGCTTGGCAACCATCTGATTGCTATATTCATCCATTCACGACTTATGGTCATTCCTGTGTAAATCGGATAGAACCATATGAAAAGCGCTGCAGCCGCACTAATGAAAATTAGCGTGAACCTTCGACCGTTGCGGTAATTCTCCTCGAACCAGCGAAGCATCCAAACAATAGACAGGATAATTAACGGAACCATCGGAAAATAGTGATAAAGAAACGTAATACTTCGTGGAGCTACCATCCATGGTACATAGAAGGATAAGTAAGCGACCGCCAATGTAAGTACAACCCTATCCCTTCGACGGAATCCAAGCCACCATGATGCAAGTAATGCTAGTAATCCGCCCCACCAAATAAGAGGGTTTCCTATAGCTGCGATGCTCTGGGCTTCACCTTTCTCCAAATCCTTGCCGCCATAGTACCACACTGGTCGCAGCATTACTGGCCATGTGTACCACTTTGAAGCATATGGATGGTCTTCTTTAACCCCTTTATGATAGTCGTACATGTTTTTCTGATATTTCCAGAGATCCTTGTAGCTATCTTCGGCTTTAGTCGCCTTAATATAAGGGATATAGGACACAGAATATACGGTAACAGGGATTGCGACAAATAGAATAATACATGACATCAGTGTAAGGATCATACGACGAACGAAATCATAATCCCCATCGCTTCTTGCCTCTCGCCAGCGACGAACAAGTGCAAACACTAACAGTATAGCCAGTCCGGCTCCTCCGTAAAGGTAGTTCCATTTAACAGCTGCTGCCGCTCCAAAGAAAAAGCCGCTGAGCGCGAGATAGCCGAAGCTTCGCCGGAATCCCCCGTTGCGCCAAGCCATCTCACCATATCGGTACATGGCGTAAAACATAATGATAGTAAAGGTTACGCCTATAATATCCACGTTAGATGAACGAGAATGTACAAGGTGGAAGCCCTCTAGCACGAGTAAGAGCGTAGCAAGAAAAGCATATCTTGTTCGAGCGAACATTCCTTTCGCAGCTGCGTAGAAAATCGGCACCATCAATGTACCGAACACACCAGCCATGAACCGCCATCCGTAAGGCGTCATATCGAACATTTTAACACCTAAAGCAAGAATGACTTTACCCAAAGGAGGATGCGTATTCTCATACGGCTCCATCAGCTTGACAAATTCGTAGGCGGTGCGTCCATGATAGATTTCATCGAAGTACATCCCATTACGATAATCTGGACGGTAGGGTGCCCACTGCTGCTCATCGAACACCTCTAAGCCGCTACCTTCAGAAGTAGTTGAATTGTTAGCGCCTAATTGGATATCCATAACCTGAATTGGCTTAGTGACATCTTTCGTGAAAAAGGCTGCTTCATAAAGACGATAACCTTTTTGTACGGTAGTGAACCGCATGTAACGTGCTTCTACCGTTTTTTCATCAAGCTTCCATGTGAAGACGCGATTTGTTTTATGTTCTACATCTAAATAGAGATCCCAAGTCTGTCCATCCTTCGACGATTCGATCTTGGTGTTCCCCTTAGCTCCTGGACCTTCATATAGATTTATGCGATCTACTTTCCTAAGCTCCCCGAAGTCCGCAGTGAAGGTTTCCCCCACCTTATCAGGCATCCAAAATGTTTGTGGAGCTGTCCGATTTCCAAGATCGGTAAAAGTCATTAAAGCTGCTATTACGGTTAATAAAATGACCAATACAATATCAAGCGGTCGCCATTGTCGATCCTCTTGGTTTCGAACGGAATTTGATCCCCATTGCATTGGTGATACAGTTCTGACGTCATCTCTGAAATCCATGTCCGTCCTCACTTTCGCCTATTGTCCCCATTTTTACCTTTCCCTATTGTAGTCGATTGAGCTGTCTTCTGGAAAGAGCACGTTTCATTTTGATGGGTTTGGGTAAGTAATCATCATGGACGTATCGCTATCTTAAAGGAGGAGTTACAAATGGCTCAATCAAACGGAACGTTAAAAGGTGTTTTAATAGGTGGAGTTATCGGTGCGGCGGCTGCTTTGCTACTCGCTCCCAAATCAGGACGCGAATTACGCGGAGATATCCGTGACCGTTATACGGATGTGCAGGATCGCACCAAACAAATGATAGCCGACGCAAGCAATAAAACTCAAGAAATGGTCAAGCAGGTGGGGCAGCAAGCTTCTAATGTCGTTGATAAAACGCGCTCAGCCGTTGCAACCGCTAAAGAAGAGGTTCAATCTTGGAAAGATGAACATAAAGCAGATGCAACAGATCAGGCAAAGAACGAGCAGAAAGTGAATTAACACTCCTCTTTTGAAAAAACAGTAGGCTGCCCCCGGTGATCGCCTACCGGAGGCTGGCTTACGTTAATTGAAAGGAGCTTAAATCCAATGAAGCCTAAACATTTGATGTTAATTAGCGGCCCCTCCATGAAGGTTAAGGAAGCTCTATCCCAAGCTGGATTCGTTCGTGATTTTGTTCATCGGTCAACTTACCGTACGGAATTGGACTCTTCCTTAGGTGGTGCCTATATATTTCTCATTCCCTGTCATGAATCCGATGGAGTAATGACTCTCTATGGCGAGTCCGCCTTCTTCGATGGAATCTCAGACAGCGATGTGCCTGAAGATATTCAAGCTGCTGCTTTGGACAGGTGGCATGCCTTGCGGGTGCGCATTAGTAACGCAGCTCCTCCCGTTTATTCACCTGAGCGGGGTGACCGTCGACCTTCGGCTCCTATTGCTTCCAGACCTATTGAATTAGCGCGGAATGGTTCAATGGTGCAAGATTTCGCCGACCTTCAGCGCCTAGGTCACGACATGGACCGAATGAAAAACGAGCAGCAGCTTAACGAAGAAGGTCTCGTTAACGACCCTATTCAATGACAAGCTGCCGGTAAGCCTCTAGTTAGGCTGTCCCAAAAGTGAAAACCTTTTGGGGCTTTTTTTGTTTTTTTCGACGTAGGAGCGTGATATCGCCATCGTTGCTCGAATTTGTGATTCTTAGTAGCCCTCAGTGCGTTATCCCGCCACATGTGCCTCAATTCGCGATTCTTAGTAGCCCTCAGTGCGTTATCCCGCCACATGTGCCTCAATTCGCGATTCTTAGTAGCCCTCAGTGCATTACGTGGTTACTTTCCCCTCCCCCAGACCAATTGCTCGATATATTCGTACATCTAACTCCATACGTACCTCTCCAAACACCCGTTGTTCGAAAATATCGTACATCTAACTCCATAGGTACCTCTCCAAACACTCATTGTTCGAAAATATCGTACATCTAACTCCATACGCACCTCTCCAAACACCCGTTGTTCGAAAATATCGTACATCTAACTCCATACGCACCTCTCCAAACACCCGTTGTTCGAAAATATCGTATATCTAACTTTAGGTTAAGCTGCTGGAGGCAGAAAAAATAATTGGTCTGGAGAGGGGCGCGGCTAATGAGCGTGTACTAGACATTAGTGCAACTTGTTTGTGGAGCGGGTGCGGAAAGTCGTGGTGTAGGCAATATTAGAGCAACTTGTTTGTGGAGTGGAGCGCAGCTAGCCATCGTGTATGCAACATCAGAGCAACTTGTTTGTGGAGCGGGTGCGGATAGTCGTGGTGTACTCAATATTAGAGCAACTAGTTTGGGGAGTGGAGTGGAGCGCAGCTAGCTCATCGTGTATGCAATATCAGAGCAACTAGTTTGTGGAGAAGGAGCGGCTTGTCAGGGTGTACGCAACATTAGAGCAACTAGTTTGGGGAGAGGGGCGCTGCTGAGTCGCGGTGTACGCAATATTAGAGCAACTAGTTTGTGTAGTGGGGCGCGGCTAGTGTTGATGTATGCAATATCAGAGCAACTAGTTTGTGGAGAAGGAGCGGCTTGTCATGGTGTACGCAATATTAGGGCAACTAGTTTGGGGAAATGTACATTTAGATACTAGAAAAGGGTTGCCCATGTAGTGGACAACCCCGCTTGATGATCAATTTATACTTTGTTTAGCAATCAATGTATTCCTGTCGAGCATATCCCTCAATGCTTCAGTACTTATTTCCTTATCGAGCAGCTCTGGAACCAGGATTGACTGCATCCCTTCCTTCTGAAAATTAGGCCCCTCTAGGTGATAGCCATATTCCTTAAAGAGGGTATACACTTCGCAGAACTTATCAGCTGCATCAATTGCTCGCCCCAGTGAAACGTAATCTGAAATTTTGTTGCCGAAGCTGAGTGGATTAACCTTAGAACCGATCGTTAGATGGAATCCGTCTTCCTTCGCCAGTACGAAAATGTCGCTTTCCGAGCATGGGATCCGATATTTGACTGTCATGATCTCCAACTCCTTTACGGATATATACGATCACCGGTAATGGTTATTACACCGACAAGAGGAAGATGAAACAGCCCGTTTCGGTTAATTATCCAGACTCTTCCTCTACCTCCTGGACCAAAAGCTTTAATTTATCGATGCCCCGTTTCTGTATCCGAGATATACTCATTTGGGAAACCCCTAGCTCATCGGCTATGGCCCTTTGGGATAATCCACTTTCGAATACGAGCAGAAGTACTTGCCGCTCCTCAGGCTTCAGATGGTCCATAGCAGCCTGTAGATCAAGCTTTCTCTCCAATGTCTGGAAATCGTCTGCGGGACTACCGATTAATTCCCCGAGCGTAGCAGTATTATCTTCATCAGAAATCGGCGTGTCCAATGAAACGTAATGATATAAGTCACGACCAGCTAATATTTCAAGTGTTTCCTCTGTATCTAGACCAAGATGCTCGGCTATCTCATCAATATTAGGAGATCGCTCTAGTTTGCTCATTAGCTCATCAATTGCTTGCTGCACAGCAAGTCCTTTTTCTTTAATTCTACGGGGAACTTGGATATACCAGGATTTGTCCCTTAAATAGTTTTTCATATGTCCGATAATGCTCTTCATTGCGTAGGGCTCGAAGGGCATTCCCAATGCTGGATCAAATTGCTTAAGTAACCGAAACATAGCCATTTGCCCTACTTGAAAAAGATCATCGTATAAATCCGGACGATTACGCGACATTTTGTTTGCTGCCATCTTGACCATTGGTTCATAGTTACGGATCAGTATTTCAGCTAGATCTTTACATAGCGTTTGCTGATATTCAAGCAACATCGCAATCGCGTCGTCGGGCAAACGCGCGGAAGGGGATAGACTCATGCGGTCTCTTCGGATTTCATCCGTTTCTTCGTTAATAAGACCGTTGTTCCGCCCTCGTGCCTAACCTCAACACGGTCCATGAGAGCTTGCATTAAATATAGACCCAAT
This portion of the Cohnella abietis genome encodes:
- a CDS encoding AraC family transcriptional regulator, with the translated sequence MNKPATYRVVSNPVSFSAQQLTVLFAGESQTGPLHHIGPKVVDYYLLHHVTSGKGIFRTGDFEGELTAGDSFMIHPGQLFHYVSDEEDPWHYHWVAFAGSHSESLITEAGLGPAHPVVHSGTNESPGNYCQAIYEAFRERRSSASLAATGHLHLLFANLHEATVEETTSPLRPDSHSQELVRQVVGYLSTQYAEPVTIEGMAETLGYNRAYLSRLFKQNTSLSPITFLTKLRIDHGRRLLRERPELTIEQIASSVGFQDALYFSKQFRRWYNQSPTDYRVTVERASK
- a CDS encoding asparaginase, translating into MSLDTINDVPLLVMKRGGQAENVHRGRISIVSAIDGQLVYSCGDVQAPAYVRSTAKPVQAMASLLDGTAQAYGYEERHLALMAASHRGSREQIATLEEILSLTGIDEEQLAIQPTLPVGRQARDEYIAAGGKPRKLLHTCAGKHLGVLAWCKLKGWPMEGYIHPDHPAQQAILSFIKSWAKAEKEQVTLGKDGCGFPVAAMPLWKLAFIYGRLANPDLAENQDEGAIARTITQAMNAYPNHVEGHNRLASLLLSDPNVVAKSGAHGVFVFGLRREKLGVSITVSDGAEIAWPHIVKAILKRTGGVSDFTMQKLDEVFPSEFLNDTKEIAGQWKALFE
- a CDS encoding glycosyltransferase family 2 protein, with the translated sequence MPKPCFLSVVVPMYNEEEVIEVTYRRLKAVLDTLGETYEIVFVNDGSRDKTSDIVRAMCEADSTVKLVEFSRNFGHQIAVTAGMDHSSGRTVVLIDADLQDPPELIVDMVARWREGFDVVYGKRIERKGESWFKKLTAAMFYRLLRSMTSVNIPVDTGDFRLMDRKVCDALSSMRERSRFIRGMVSWAGFKQTSVDYVRDERFAGETKYPLRKMLRLSLDAMTSFSTKPLKIAGILGFVLSAVGFVYLFVVLYQHFFTNSTQQGWTSMVAISLLFHGITLSLLGVLGEYIGRTYEETKRRPLYLVSEAINFSGDEPEATREKQGIRVTEGLHS
- a CDS encoding glycosyltransferase family 39 protein, with protein sequence MDFRDDVRTVSPMQWGSNSVRNQEDRQWRPLDIVLVILLTVIAALMTFTDLGNRTAPQTFWMPDKVGETFTADFGELRKVDRINLYEGPGAKGNTKIESSKDGQTWDLYLDVEHKTNRVFTWKLDEKTVEARYMRFTTVQKGYRLYEAAFFTKDVTKPIQVMDIQLGANNSTTSEGSGLEVFDEQQWAPYRPDYRNGMYFDEIYHGRTAYEFVKLMEPYENTHPPLGKVILALGVKMFDMTPYGWRFMAGVFGTLMVPIFYAAAKGMFARTRYAFLATLLLVLEGFHLVHSRSSNVDIIGVTFTIIMFYAMYRYGEMAWRNGGFRRSFGYLALSGFFFGAAAAVKWNYLYGGAGLAILLVFALVRRWREARSDGDYDFVRRMILTLMSCIILFVAIPVTVYSVSYIPYIKATKAEDSYKDLWKYQKNMYDYHKGVKEDHPYASKWYTWPVMLRPVWYYGGKDLEKGEAQSIAAIGNPLIWWGGLLALLASWWLGFRRRDRVVLTLAVAYLSFYVPWMVAPRSITFLYHYFPMVPLIILSIVWMLRWFEENYRNGRRFTLIFISAAAALFIWFYPIYTGMTISREWMNIAIRWLPSWGF
- a CDS encoding YtxH domain-containing protein — encoded protein: MAQSNGTLKGVLIGGVIGAAAALLLAPKSGRELRGDIRDRYTDVQDRTKQMIADASNKTQEMVKQVGQQASNVVDKTRSAVATAKEEVQSWKDEHKADATDQAKNEQKVN
- a CDS encoding sigma-70 family RNA polymerase sigma factor encodes the protein MSLSPSARLPDDAIAMLLEYQQTLCKDLAEILIRNYEPMVKMAANKMSRNRPDLYDDLFQVGQMAMFRLLKQFDPALGMPFEPYAMKSIIGHMKNYLRDKSWYIQVPRRIKEKGLAVQQAIDELMSKLERSPNIDEIAEHLGLDTEETLEILAGRDLYHYVSLDTPISDEDNTATLGELIGSPADDFQTLERKLDLQAAMDHLKPEERQVLLLVFESGLSQRAIADELGVSQMSISRIQKRGIDKLKLLVQEVEEESG